One window from the genome of Anomalospiza imberbis isolate Cuckoo-Finch-1a 21T00152 chromosome 13, ASM3175350v1, whole genome shotgun sequence encodes:
- the HACD3 gene encoding very-long-chain (3R)-3-hydroxyacyl-CoA dehydratase 3, translating to MAGPSLRPHVHWAQRHRELFLRVDLSDVRSPDISITDNVLHFRAQGHGAKGDNIYEFEIEFLEPVEPKPVCRMTQRQLNITVQKKESNWWERLTKQEKRPLFLAPDFDRWLDESDAEMELKEKEEEKINKMKIESRVPKDPFKHLKKGYLIMYNLVQFLGFSWIFVNMTVRLFILGKDSFYDTFHTISDMMYFCQTLALMEIMNSLIGLVRSPLIPSVVQVFGRNFVLFVILGSLEEMQSKPVVFFIFYFWSITELFRYPYYMLSCIGIEWKPLTWLRYTVWIPLYPLGGLAEAVCIVQSIPIFSETGKFSLGLPNPLNVTIQFPFVLQIYLIALFLGVFVNFRHLYKQRKQHLGPKKRKMK from the exons ATGGCGGGGCCCAGCCTGCGGCCGCACGTGCACTGGGCGCAGCGGCACCGCGAGCTCTTCCTGCGCGTGGACCTCAGCGACGTCCGG AGCCCGGACATCTCCATCACCGATAATGTCCTGCACTTCAGAG CCCAGGGTCACGGTGCCAAAGGAGACAACATATATGAATTTGAGATTGAATTCCTGGAGCCAGTCGAGCCTAAA cctgtgtGCAGGATGACCCAAAGGCAGCTGAACATCACTGTGCAGAAGAAGGAGAGTAACTGGTGGGAGAGGCTGACCAAGCAAGAGAAGCGCCCGCTCTTCCTGGCGCCCGATTTCGACCGCTGGTTGGATGAGTCGGATGCTGAAATGgagctgaaggagaag gaagaagaaaagattaacaaaatgaaaatagaatCCAGAGTCCCAAAAGACC CTTTCAAACACCTGAAGAAGGGCTACCTAATCATGTATAACCTTGTACAGTTTTTGGGATTCTCTTGGATTTTTGTGAACATGACAGTACGACTGTTCATCTTAGGAAAAG ATTCCTTCTATGACACATTTCATACTATTTCTGATATGATGTATTTCTGTCAGACCCTGGCATTAATGGAGATCATGAATTCACTAATAGGACTGGTCAGATCACCTCTGATACCTTCTGTAGTGCag GTATTTGGAAgaaactttgttttgtttgttatcCTTGGAAGCTTGGAGGAAATGCAGAGCAAACCTGTGGTgttcttcatattttatttctggagTATCACTGAGCTGTTCAG GTATCCCTATTACATGCTTTCCTGCATTGGAATTGAATGGAAACCACTCACCTGGCTCCGTTACACTGTCTGGATCCCTCTCTACCCCTTAGGGGGCTTGGCAGAAG CTGTCTGTATTGTTCAATCCATTCCAATCTTCAGTGAAACGGGGAAATTTAGCCTGGGATTGCCAAATCCACTGAATGTCACAATCCAGTTTCCATTTGTGCTTCAAATATATCTTATAGCCTTGTTTTTAG GGGTATTTGTAAACTTCCGTCACCTCTACAAGCAAAGGAAACAGCACCTTGGACCAAAGAAGAGAAAGATGAAGTGA
- the DPP8 gene encoding dipeptidyl peptidase 8 isoform X2, translated as MAAAMETEQPGLEIFETAGHEEQVPREEQPKLEPFYVERHSWSQLRKLLTDTRKYHGYMMAKAPHDFTFVKKNDPEGPHSDRIYYLAMSGENRENTLFYSEIPKTINKAAVLLLSWKPLLDLFPAILDYGMYSREEELLRERKRIGTVGIASYDYHRESGTFLFQAGSGIYHVKDGGPHGFTQQPLRPVLVETSCPNIRMDPKLCPADPNWIAFIHCNDIWISNIESREERRLTFVHNELANVEEDPKSAGVATFVLQEEFDRYTGYWWCPKAQPTLDGGKVLQILYEENDESEVEIIHVTSPMLETRRTDSFRYPKTGTANPKVTFKISEVTINAEGRIADVVDKELVQPFEILFEGVEYIARAGWTPEGKYIWSILLDRSQTRLQIVLIPPALFIPTEDDAMERQKLIDAVPDSVTPFIIYEETTDIWINIHDIFHVFPQTHEDEIEFIFASECKTGFRHLYKVTSVLKESKYKRSCGSLPAPSDFKCLIKEEIAITSGEWEVLGRHGSNIYVDEAKKLVYFQGTKDSPLEHHLYVVNYESPGEVKRLTERGYSHACCVSQDCDMFISKYSNQKNPHCVSLYRLTGSEDDAAHRTKEFWATILDSAGPLPDYIPPEVFSFESSTGFTLYGMMYKPHNLQPGKKYPTVLFIYGGPQVQLVNNRFKGIKYFRLNTLASLGYVVVVIDNRGSCHRGLKFEGAFKYKMGQIEIDDQVEGLQYLASQYDFIDLERVGIHGWSYGGYLSLMALTQRWP; from the exons ATGGCAGCAGCCATGGAAACTGAACAGCCGGGCCTGGAAATCTTTGAGACTGCGGGTCATGAGGAGCAGGTCCCGAGGGAGGAGCAGCCAAAACTGGAACCTTTCTATGTAGAGAGGCATTCCTGGAGCCAGCTTCGGAAACTGCTCACAGATACACGGAAGTATCATGGATACATGATGGCAAAAGCCCCTCATGACTTCACCTTTGTGAAGAAAAATGATCCCGAAGGACCACATTCCGATAGGATCTACTATCTGG CAATGTCTGGGGAGAACAGGGAGAACACGCTCTTCTACTCTGAAATTCCCAAAACCATAAACAAAGCTGCCgtcctgctgctttcctggaAGCCTCTTCTGGATCTTTTTCCG GCCATCCTGGACTATGGCATGTACTCCCGGGAGGAGGAGTTGCTGCGGGAGAGGAAGCGGATCGGCACCGTCGGGATTGCCTCCTATGATTACCACAGAGAGAGCGGCACCTTCCTGTTCCAGGCAGGGAGTGGGATTTATCACGTGAAAGATGGAGGCCCCCACGGATTCACC CAACAGCCTTTAAGACCCGTTCTGGTAGAGACCAGTTGTCCAAATATCCGGATGGATCCCAAGCTTTGTCCAGCTGATCCAAATTGGATTGCATTTATCCATTGCAATGACATCTGGATATCTAATATAGAATCCAGGGAAGAAAGGAGGCTAACATTTGTGCACAATG AACTGGCCAATGTTGAGGAGGATCCAAAATCTGCTGGCGTGGCTACTtttgtgctgcaggaggagtttgACAGATACACTGGCTACTGGTGGTGCCCAAAGGCACAGCCCA CACTGGATGGGGGTAAAGTTCTTCAAATTCTTTATGAAGAAAACGATGAGTCGGAGGTAGAAATTATCCATGTCACATCACCCATGCTGGAGACAAGAAGAACAGATTCCTTCCGGTACCCCAAAACTG GTACAGCAAATCCAAAGGTCACTTTCAAGATCTCTGAAGTGACAATCAATGCAGAAGGCAGA ATTGCAGATGTTGTGGATAAAGAGCTAGTTCAGCCCTTCGAGATCCTCTTTGAAGGAGTAGAGTACATTGCTAGAGCTGGGTGGACGCCAGAAGGAAAATA CATCTGGTCCATCTTGCTGGATCGCTCCCAAACTCGGCTTCAGATAGTCCTGATCCCTCCTGCATTATTCATCCCCACAGAAGATGATGCAATGGAAAGACAGAAACTTATTGATGCTGTACCAGATTCTGTTACACCTTTCATTATTTATGAAGAAACGACAGACATCTGGATAAAT ATCCATGATATCTTCCATGTCTTCCCTCAAACCCACGAAGATGAGATAGAGTTCATTTTTGCCTCCGAGTGCAAAACCGGCTTCCGGCACCTGTACAAGGTCACCTCGGTTCTGAAGGAGAGCAAGTACAAACGGTCCTGTGGAAGCCTCCCTGCTCCAA GCGACTTCAAGTGCCTCATCAAAGAGGAGATAGCGATTACCAGTGGGGAATGGGAAGTGCTTGGCAGACATGGATCCAAC ATCTATGTGGATGAAGCCAAAAAACTGGTGTACTTTCAAGGCACAAAAGACTCGCCTCTGGAGCATCACTTGTACGTTGTTAACTACGAGAGCCCCGGGGAGGTGAAGCGCCTGACAGAGCGCGGTTACTCGCACGCCTGCTGTGTCAGCCAG gaCTGTGACATGTTCATCAGCAAGTACAGTAATCAGAAGAACCcccactgtgtgtcactgtacCGGCTGACAGGATCAGAAGATGATGCAGCTCATAGGACTAAGGAATTCTGGGCTACCATTTTAGATTCAGCAG GCCCTCTTCCCGATTACATTCCCCCTGAAGTGTTCTCCTTTGAGAGCTCCACGGGGTTCACGCTGTATGGAATGATGTACAAACCCCACAACCTGCAGCCTGGGAAGAAGTACCCCACAGTGCTCTTCATCTATGGAGGCCCTCAG GTACAGCTGGTGAACAACCGATTTAAAGGCATCAAGTACTTCCGACTGAACACTTTGGCCTCCTTAGGCTATGTTGTCGTTGTCATCGACAACAGGGGCTCCTGCCACCGAGGGCTGAAGTTTGAGGGAGCCTTTAAATACAAAATG GGACAGATAGAAATCGATGACCAGGTGGAAGGGCTGCAGTATTTGGCGTCGCAGTACGACTTCATCGACTTGGAGCGTGTGGGCATTCATGGCTGGTCCTACGGAGGCTACCTCTCCCTAATGGCTTTAACACAGAG GTGGCCATAG
- the DPP8 gene encoding dipeptidyl peptidase 8 isoform X1 yields MAAAMETEQPGLEIFETAGHEEQVPREEQPKLEPFYVERHSWSQLRKLLTDTRKYHGYMMAKAPHDFTFVKKNDPEGPHSDRIYYLAMSGENRENTLFYSEIPKTINKAAVLLLSWKPLLDLFPAILDYGMYSREEELLRERKRIGTVGIASYDYHRESGTFLFQAGSGIYHVKDGGPHGFTQQPLRPVLVETSCPNIRMDPKLCPADPNWIAFIHCNDIWISNIESREERRLTFVHNELANVEEDPKSAGVATFVLQEEFDRYTGYWWCPKAQPTLDGGKVLQILYEENDESEVEIIHVTSPMLETRRTDSFRYPKTGTANPKVTFKISEVTINAEGRIADVVDKELVQPFEILFEGVEYIARAGWTPEGKYIWSILLDRSQTRLQIVLIPPALFIPTEDDAMERQKLIDAVPDSVTPFIIYEETTDIWINIHDIFHVFPQTHEDEIEFIFASECKTGFRHLYKVTSVLKESKYKRSCGSLPAPSDFKCLIKEEIAITSGEWEVLGRHGSNIYVDEAKKLVYFQGTKDSPLEHHLYVVNYESPGEVKRLTERGYSHACCVSQDCDMFISKYSNQKNPHCVSLYRLTGSEDDAAHRTKEFWATILDSAGPLPDYIPPEVFSFESSTGFTLYGMMYKPHNLQPGKKYPTVLFIYGGPQVQLVNNRFKGIKYFRLNTLASLGYVVVVIDNRGSCHRGLKFEGAFKYKMGQIEIDDQVEGLQYLASQYDFIDLERVGIHGWSYGGYLSLMALTQRSDIFRVAIAGAPVTLWIFYDTGYTERYMGHPEHNEQGYYLGSVAMQAEKFPSEPNRLLLLHGFLDENVHFAHTSILLSFLVRAGKPYDLQIYPQERHSIRVPESGEHYELHLLYYLQENLGSRIAAMKAM; encoded by the exons ATGGCAGCAGCCATGGAAACTGAACAGCCGGGCCTGGAAATCTTTGAGACTGCGGGTCATGAGGAGCAGGTCCCGAGGGAGGAGCAGCCAAAACTGGAACCTTTCTATGTAGAGAGGCATTCCTGGAGCCAGCTTCGGAAACTGCTCACAGATACACGGAAGTATCATGGATACATGATGGCAAAAGCCCCTCATGACTTCACCTTTGTGAAGAAAAATGATCCCGAAGGACCACATTCCGATAGGATCTACTATCTGG CAATGTCTGGGGAGAACAGGGAGAACACGCTCTTCTACTCTGAAATTCCCAAAACCATAAACAAAGCTGCCgtcctgctgctttcctggaAGCCTCTTCTGGATCTTTTTCCG GCCATCCTGGACTATGGCATGTACTCCCGGGAGGAGGAGTTGCTGCGGGAGAGGAAGCGGATCGGCACCGTCGGGATTGCCTCCTATGATTACCACAGAGAGAGCGGCACCTTCCTGTTCCAGGCAGGGAGTGGGATTTATCACGTGAAAGATGGAGGCCCCCACGGATTCACC CAACAGCCTTTAAGACCCGTTCTGGTAGAGACCAGTTGTCCAAATATCCGGATGGATCCCAAGCTTTGTCCAGCTGATCCAAATTGGATTGCATTTATCCATTGCAATGACATCTGGATATCTAATATAGAATCCAGGGAAGAAAGGAGGCTAACATTTGTGCACAATG AACTGGCCAATGTTGAGGAGGATCCAAAATCTGCTGGCGTGGCTACTtttgtgctgcaggaggagtttgACAGATACACTGGCTACTGGTGGTGCCCAAAGGCACAGCCCA CACTGGATGGGGGTAAAGTTCTTCAAATTCTTTATGAAGAAAACGATGAGTCGGAGGTAGAAATTATCCATGTCACATCACCCATGCTGGAGACAAGAAGAACAGATTCCTTCCGGTACCCCAAAACTG GTACAGCAAATCCAAAGGTCACTTTCAAGATCTCTGAAGTGACAATCAATGCAGAAGGCAGA ATTGCAGATGTTGTGGATAAAGAGCTAGTTCAGCCCTTCGAGATCCTCTTTGAAGGAGTAGAGTACATTGCTAGAGCTGGGTGGACGCCAGAAGGAAAATA CATCTGGTCCATCTTGCTGGATCGCTCCCAAACTCGGCTTCAGATAGTCCTGATCCCTCCTGCATTATTCATCCCCACAGAAGATGATGCAATGGAAAGACAGAAACTTATTGATGCTGTACCAGATTCTGTTACACCTTTCATTATTTATGAAGAAACGACAGACATCTGGATAAAT ATCCATGATATCTTCCATGTCTTCCCTCAAACCCACGAAGATGAGATAGAGTTCATTTTTGCCTCCGAGTGCAAAACCGGCTTCCGGCACCTGTACAAGGTCACCTCGGTTCTGAAGGAGAGCAAGTACAAACGGTCCTGTGGAAGCCTCCCTGCTCCAA GCGACTTCAAGTGCCTCATCAAAGAGGAGATAGCGATTACCAGTGGGGAATGGGAAGTGCTTGGCAGACATGGATCCAAC ATCTATGTGGATGAAGCCAAAAAACTGGTGTACTTTCAAGGCACAAAAGACTCGCCTCTGGAGCATCACTTGTACGTTGTTAACTACGAGAGCCCCGGGGAGGTGAAGCGCCTGACAGAGCGCGGTTACTCGCACGCCTGCTGTGTCAGCCAG gaCTGTGACATGTTCATCAGCAAGTACAGTAATCAGAAGAACCcccactgtgtgtcactgtacCGGCTGACAGGATCAGAAGATGATGCAGCTCATAGGACTAAGGAATTCTGGGCTACCATTTTAGATTCAGCAG GCCCTCTTCCCGATTACATTCCCCCTGAAGTGTTCTCCTTTGAGAGCTCCACGGGGTTCACGCTGTATGGAATGATGTACAAACCCCACAACCTGCAGCCTGGGAAGAAGTACCCCACAGTGCTCTTCATCTATGGAGGCCCTCAG GTACAGCTGGTGAACAACCGATTTAAAGGCATCAAGTACTTCCGACTGAACACTTTGGCCTCCTTAGGCTATGTTGTCGTTGTCATCGACAACAGGGGCTCCTGCCACCGAGGGCTGAAGTTTGAGGGAGCCTTTAAATACAAAATG GGACAGATAGAAATCGATGACCAGGTGGAAGGGCTGCAGTATTTGGCGTCGCAGTACGACTTCATCGACTTGGAGCGTGTGGGCATTCATGGCTGGTCCTACGGAGGCTACCTCTCCCTAATGGCTTTAACACAGAGGTCAGATATCTTCAGG GTGGCCATAGCCGGAGCCCCCGTCACGCTGTGGATTTTCTACGACACGGGGTACACGGAGCGCTACATGGGCCACCCGGAGCACAACGAGCAGGGCTACTACCTGGGATCCGTGGCCATGCAGGCTGAGAAGTTTCCTTCTGA ACCAAACcgtttgctgctgctgcacggATTCTTGGATGAGAACGTTCACTTTGCACACACCAGTATTTTGCTCAGCTTTTTGGTGAGAGCTGGGAAACCCTATgacctacag